One Fusobacterium russii ATCC 25533 genomic region harbors:
- a CDS encoding alpha/beta fold hydrolase — protein sequence MIFDYFKSFDNYEFAYRLWNFNKNNKSIIVIHRGHEHSERLNDFATDKRFLNFNIFSFDLRGHGYTKAKSSPYSMDYVRDLEHFKNFICEKYDIKEEDIFIIANSIGGVIVSEWLHSFSPNIVGTALLAPAFQIKLYVPFAKESLRFLTKIFKNLKVISYVKPKVLTHDKIEQEKYKSDKLINKEINAHLLVDLADMGEKLVANSNAIEYPTLILSAQKDYVVENKAQKNFFIGLPSQNKKFIELKNFYHGILFEKEREEVYSILFNFITECFNQKKQNIDISARTFSTKEYDKLRLNMISLPYKLLYSAQKTALKYLGFLSNGMNLGLKYGFDSGISLDYIYKNKAGGKFFIGKILDRFYLNQIGWKGIRERKTNLLKLLRKAIHNINKEKINILDIAGGTGNYLFDIKREFPNTNILINEFKKTNIDLGEKIIQENNWEDIDFVNYDCFDGETFKKINFIPDIIVISGIFELFSDNTMLLNSIKGLAEISENNTYLIYTGQPWHPQLAQIAFVLNSHKDEEESWIMRRRSQRELDSLFRANKFIKKEMLIDNSGIFTVSLAKLEK from the coding sequence ATGATATTTGATTATTTTAAGTCATTTGATAATTATGAATTTGCTTATAGATTATGGAATTTTAATAAAAATAATAAAAGTATAATTGTTATACATAGAGGACATGAACACTCTGAAAGACTGAATGACTTTGCAACAGATAAAAGATTTTTAAATTTTAATATTTTTTCATTTGATTTAAGAGGTCATGGCTATACTAAAGCTAAAAGCTCTCCATATTCTATGGACTATGTGAGAGATTTGGAGCACTTCAAAAACTTCATCTGTGAAAAATATGATATTAAAGAAGAAGATATATTTATAATTGCAAACAGTATAGGCGGAGTTATAGTTTCTGAATGGCTACATAGTTTTTCACCCAATATAGTAGGAACTGCTCTTTTAGCTCCAGCATTTCAAATTAAACTTTATGTACCTTTTGCTAAAGAATCTCTTAGATTTTTGACTAAAATTTTTAAAAATTTAAAAGTTATAAGTTATGTTAAGCCTAAAGTTTTAACCCATGACAAAATAGAGCAGGAGAAATATAAAAGTGATAAACTTATAAATAAAGAAATAAATGCTCATTTGTTGGTGGATCTTGCAGATATGGGAGAAAAGCTGGTTGCTAATTCAAATGCTATTGAATACCCAACTTTGATTTTATCAGCTCAAAAAGACTATGTTGTGGAAAATAAAGCTCAAAAAAATTTTTTTATTGGGCTACCTTCTCAAAATAAAAAATTTATAGAACTAAAAAATTTTTATCACGGCATACTTTTTGAGAAAGAAAGAGAAGAGGTTTATAGTATTTTATTTAACTTTATAACAGAATGTTTTAATCAAAAAAAACAAAATATTGATATTTCAGCTAGAACTTTTTCTACAAAAGAATATGACAAACTTAGATTAAATATGATTTCTCTTCCATATAAATTATTATATTCAGCACAAAAAACGGCCTTAAAATATTTAGGTTTTCTTTCTAATGGGATGAATTTAGGACTTAAGTATGGTTTTGACTCCGGTATTTCGCTTGATTACATCTATAAAAATAAGGCAGGAGGAAAATTCTTTATTGGAAAAATTTTAGATAGATTTTACTTAAACCAAATTGGCTGGAAGGGAATAAGGGAAAGAAAAACTAATCTTCTAAAGTTGCTCAGAAAAGCTATACATAATATAAATAAAGAAAAAATAAATATTCTTGATATAGCTGGAGGTACTGGAAACTATCTATTTGATATAAAAAGAGAATTTCCAAATACCAATATTTTAATTAATGAGTTTAAAAAAACTAATATAGACTTAGGTGAAAAAATTATACAGGAAAATAATTGGGAAGATATAGACTTTGTAAATTATGATTGTTTTGATGGTGAAACTTTCAAAAAAATTAATTTTATACCTGATATAATAGTAATTTCCGGAATATTTGAACTTTTTTCTGATAATACTATGCTTTTAAATTCAATTAAAGGTTTGGCTGAAATATCAGAAAACAATACTTATCTAATTTATACAGGTCAACCTTGGCATCCGCAATTAGCTCAAATAGCCTTTGTATTAAATAGCCATAAAGATGAGGAAGAAAGTTGGATAATGAGAAGAAGGAGCCAAAGAGAACTGGATAGCTTATTTAGAGCTAATAAATTCATAAAAAAAGAAATGTTAATTGATAACTCAGGTATTTTTACTGTATCTTTAGCTAAATTGGAGAAATAA
- a CDS encoding SDR family NAD(P)-dependent oxidoreductase: MKIFIAGGTSGIGLALAKKYLELGNEVGLCGRNLDKIKALARLTNLKTYQVDIYNKEDYYNAVMDFSKGELDLLISAAGIYVSSRTKKLSVVEINSMLRTNVIGTLNSFEIGKEIMIKNKSGHIVSLASVAALIVYPKASLYSKTKRAVISISDSYREALKDFNIKVSCIIPGYINTEKLRELNNGKVNNKIFIISEEKAVEEITNAISEEREEYIFPFKMKLLIKFLSLLPKKILSFILTYNKGEN; encoded by the coding sequence ATGAAAATTTTTATAGCCGGAGGTACTTCCGGAATAGGGCTAGCACTTGCAAAAAAATATTTAGAACTAGGAAACGAAGTTGGACTTTGTGGTAGAAATCTGGATAAGATAAAAGCATTGGCTAGACTAACAAATTTAAAAACTTATCAAGTGGATATTTACAATAAGGAAGATTATTATAATGCTGTGATGGATTTTTCAAAAGGAGAGCTGGATTTACTAATTTCTGCGGCAGGAATATATGTGAGTAGTCGTACTAAAAAACTTTCTGTAGTTGAAATTAATTCAATGCTGAGAACTAATGTAATTGGTACTCTCAACTCCTTTGAAATTGGAAAGGAAATAATGATAAAAAATAAATCCGGGCACATAGTTTCCCTTGCTTCTGTTGCTGCCTTAATTGTTTATCCCAAGGCCTCTCTTTATAGTAAGACCAAAAGAGCTGTTATCAGTATATCTGACAGTTACAGAGAAGCTTTAAAGGATTTTAATATAAAAGTTAGCTGTATTATTCCGGGTTATATAAATACTGAAAAATTACGAGAGTTGAATAATGGAAAAGTTAATAATAAAATTTTTATTATATCTGAAGAGAAGGCAGTGGAAGAAATAACCAATGCCATTTCAGAAGAGAGGGAAGAGTATATTTTTCCATTTAAAATGAAATTACTTATAAAGTTTTTATCTCTTCTTCCAAAAAAAATTCTTAGTTTTATTTTAACATACAATAAAGGAGAAAATTAG
- a CDS encoding patatin-like phospholipase family protein: MKKYRRAIIFAGGGNRFAVYAGMYAALLENNLAPDLIIGTCGASLSTVIISHLIEPIKIKNYFKSKELYNLSKNLKLTDERKFFKLPFYLLMKFLSLKKDNYVEDVINRFLIDFPSEIENLLPNLASEKAEIDSIIIGSKLNFSSKDINRKINEEKIYREVIFTNIKSDLNLNKILRTNSYKNSLVDEDLEIVNDLSLINASRISMADMFLMSPVIYKNNYYAGGAIDLLPFEIASLLAKEIFLELKQSYNFIENSALKLVLGYNGNNRFKEVNSMQASHWIDTSDMPFYFKENYSFLKYNFFKMELELSSLNYEDYCRDIDSQWEYGYNRVIESMKLEKNFKKHQRIKIK; this comes from the coding sequence ATGAAAAAATATAGAAGAGCTATTATTTTCGCAGGTGGTGGAAATCGTTTTGCTGTCTATGCAGGTATGTATGCTGCACTTCTTGAAAATAACTTAGCTCCTGACTTAATTATTGGAACTTGTGGGGCCTCACTTAGTACAGTCATTATAAGCCATTTAATCGAGCCTATAAAAATAAAGAATTACTTTAAATCAAAGGAATTATATAATCTTAGTAAAAACTTAAAATTGACAGATGAAAGAAAATTTTTTAAGCTCCCATTTTATTTGCTTATGAAATTTCTATCTTTAAAAAAGGATAACTATGTTGAAGATGTGATAAATAGATTTTTAATCGATTTTCCTTCGGAAATCGAAAATCTTTTACCAAATTTAGCTAGTGAGAAGGCTGAAATTGATAGTATAATTATAGGCTCAAAATTAAATTTTTCTTCAAAAGATATAAATAGAAAAATAAATGAAGAAAAAATATATAGAGAAGTTATTTTTACTAATATAAAGAGTGATTTAAATTTAAACAAAATATTAAGGACTAATTCTTATAAAAATTCTCTTGTTGACGAAGACCTTGAAATTGTAAATGATTTATCACTTATAAATGCAAGTAGAATTTCAATGGCTGATATGTTTTTAATGAGTCCTGTAATTTATAAAAATAATTATTATGCAGGTGGTGCTATTGATTTACTGCCTTTTGAAATTGCTTCTTTATTAGCTAAAGAAATTTTTTTAGAGTTAAAGCAGAGCTATAACTTCATAGAAAATTCTGCTTTGAAATTAGTTTTAGGATATAATGGAAATAATAGATTTAAAGAAGTCAATTCCATGCAGGCTTCACATTGGATTGATACATCCGATATGCCTTTCTATTTTAAAGAAAATTATAGTTTCCTTAAATATAACTTTTTTAAAATGGAGCTTGAACTAAGCTCTTTAAATTATGAAGACTATTGTAGAGATATAGATTCACAGTGGGAATATGGCTATAATCGGGTAATTGAAAGTATGAAGCTTGAAAAAAATTTTAAAAAACATCAAAGAATAAAAATAAAATGA
- a CDS encoding dihydrolipoyl dehydrogenase family protein, whose product MKKNYDLIVIGWGKAGKTIAGKMGNLGKKVALVEKDPNMFGGTCPNMGCLPTKSLIHSSKILKQIENYGLDRDYEFNNIFFKNSFEKKREMVRISNLKNFGLMEKNSNVDIYLGTASFLSNTEVEVIGENSEGILVSDNILINTGSSPKTLNIEGAHDSENILFSEQALNLEELPKKLLIIGAGYIGLEFASYFSNFGSEVSVFQFDNSFLPNEDDDDATIIKEVLLENKINFSFNTIVKKFVHNNNKVEVIFTKDGVENKETFDKVLIAVGRKPNIDDLNLKNAGVEINDRAEIVVDEKLRTTSSSNIWAAGDVKGGKQFTYISLDDSRVILPQLLNKESDRTINNRVAVATTTFIDPPFSRVGLNEKEAKAKNINYIKKYSLTNTIPKARVINENNGFSKILINENDEIIGASLFHYEAHEMINLLAVAIQAKIKYQLLRDFIYTHPTFTESLNDILA is encoded by the coding sequence ATGAAAAAAAATTATGATTTAATTGTTATTGGTTGGGGTAAGGCTGGAAAAACAATAGCTGGGAAAATGGGAAATTTAGGTAAAAAAGTTGCTCTTGTAGAAAAAGATCCAAATATGTTTGGAGGGACTTGTCCTAATATGGGTTGTCTTCCTACTAAATCTTTAATTCACAGTTCAAAGATTTTAAAACAGATTGAAAATTATGGTTTGGATAGGGATTATGAATTCAATAATATATTCTTTAAAAACTCTTTTGAAAAGAAAAGAGAAATGGTCAGAATTTCAAATTTAAAAAATTTTGGATTAATGGAAAAAAATTCCAATGTTGATATTTATTTAGGAACAGCTAGTTTTTTATCAAACACTGAAGTGGAAGTTATAGGAGAAAATTCAGAGGGAATATTAGTTTCAGATAATATCTTAATTAATACCGGTTCATCACCAAAAACTTTAAATATTGAAGGTGCTCATGATTCTGAAAATATTCTTTTCAGTGAACAGGCACTAAATTTGGAAGAACTGCCTAAAAAATTATTGATAATTGGTGCTGGCTATATAGGATTAGAATTTGCTTCTTACTTTTCAAATTTTGGTTCAGAAGTTTCAGTTTTTCAATTTGATAATAGCTTCCTTCCAAATGAAGATGATGATGACGCGACAATTATTAAAGAGGTATTATTAGAAAATAAAATTAATTTTTCATTTAATACTATAGTTAAAAAATTTGTTCATAATAATAACAAAGTAGAAGTCATCTTTACTAAAGATGGAGTAGAGAATAAAGAAACTTTTGATAAGGTTCTAATAGCTGTGGGTCGTAAGCCTAATATTGATGATTTAAATCTAAAAAATGCTGGTGTTGAAATAAATGATAGAGCTGAAATAGTTGTTGATGAAAAATTAAGAACAACTTCATCTTCAAATATATGGGCTGCAGGAGATGTTAAAGGTGGAAAACAATTTACATATATTTCTCTTGATGACAGTCGTGTTATATTGCCACAACTTTTAAATAAAGAAAGTGACAGAACTATTAATAACAGAGTTGCTGTCGCTACCACTACTTTTATAGATCCACCTTTTTCAAGAGTAGGATTGAATGAAAAAGAAGCAAAGGCTAAAAATATAAATTACATAAAAAAATATTCTTTAACTAACACTATACCTAAGGCGAGAGTTATAAATGAAAATAATGGTTTTTCTAAAATTTTAATAAATGAAAATGATGAAATAATAGGTGCAAGCTTATTTCATTATGAGGCACATGAAATGATTAATTTACTTGCAGTTGCTATACAAGCTAAAATAAAATATCAATTACTAAGAGATTTTATATATACTCATCCTACTTTTACAGAAAGTTTAAATGATATTTTAGCTTAA
- a CDS encoding tetratricopeptide repeat protein: MEKSFLKKLDNLHSEEKHEEIINEILKLNEEEKNPELLGKLARAYNNLEQYDKAIEILKSIENTEKNTSIWNYRIGYTYFYMDGKQKEAEKHFKKALELNPNEEDVPYFLIQIYQNFSIEATENNKYDEAIEWALKALKHAEDSNDSDEIIWCCTRIAWCQDALGNYDEAIKFLNQAEKLGCDNIWLNSEFTYSLSRNGDFQKAIKYALKAIELGRDDAWIYYEIAWAYASIDNYDKALEYYKLSKEKGKEGLEIDIEIGRTLAELGNLEEAVKVFKDSLKKENISDYDKAIINSQIAYAYRRHQKFNDALKYALKSNKLGRNDAWLNVEIGLSYSGLEDYKNALKFLLKAYEIDSAYNFAAFQAADIYKKIGEYEKALEYLLKVYEYTPDDIWLNSEIGWVYNELENFEEGYKYLLKAEELGRNDDWINSEMGQALGRMGKYEEALVKLKNVLEMPEVSLNEKIFVNSEIGWVYDRINKREEALKYLFAAKELGRDDVWLNSEIAWSLVDFPDRYEEAENYFKKALEQGRNDAWIFNQLGYLYSCMGKNLEAIEHFKKANELQPYDSWTYYHLAINLRKAGNIEEAINILNKSYEFSEYQGWVDLQLAWCYALIDEKEKAEEYLINVDKFLSAELEHDETLKKDYETIKKLLSSYSYLA; encoded by the coding sequence ATGGAAAAATCTTTCTTAAAAAAACTTGATAACTTACATTCAGAAGAAAAACATGAGGAAATTATAAATGAAATTCTTAAACTTAATGAAGAAGAAAAAAATCCTGAACTTCTTGGGAAATTAGCACGTGCATATAATAATTTGGAGCAATATGATAAAGCTATTGAAATTTTAAAATCTATAGAAAATACTGAAAAAAATACTTCAATTTGGAATTATCGTATAGGATATACATATTTTTATATGGATGGGAAACAAAAGGAAGCAGAAAAACATTTTAAAAAAGCTTTGGAATTAAATCCTAATGAAGAAGATGTTCCTTATTTTTTAATACAAATTTATCAAAATTTCTCCATTGAAGCAACAGAAAATAATAAATATGATGAAGCTATTGAATGGGCTTTAAAAGCTTTAAAACATGCTGAAGATTCAAATGATAGTGATGAAATTATTTGGTGCTGTACAAGAATTGCTTGGTGCCAAGATGCTTTAGGAAACTATGATGAAGCTATTAAATTTCTTAATCAAGCTGAAAAGCTTGGCTGTGATAATATTTGGTTAAATTCAGAATTCACTTATTCTCTTTCAAGAAATGGAGATTTTCAAAAAGCTATAAAATATGCCTTAAAGGCTATTGAATTAGGGCGTGATGATGCTTGGATTTACTATGAAATTGCTTGGGCGTATGCCAGTATAGATAATTACGATAAAGCTCTTGAATATTATAAGCTTTCTAAAGAAAAGGGAAAAGAAGGTTTAGAGATAGATATAGAAATTGGAAGAACTCTGGCTGAGCTAGGAAATTTAGAAGAAGCTGTTAAAGTCTTTAAAGATAGTTTAAAAAAGGAAAATATTAGTGACTATGATAAAGCAATTATAAATTCACAAATTGCTTATGCCTATAGAAGACATCAAAAATTTAATGATGCTTTAAAATATGCTTTAAAATCTAATAAATTAGGGCGAAATGATGCTTGGCTCAATGTTGAAATTGGTCTTAGCTACTCAGGACTTGAAGACTATAAAAATGCTTTAAAATTTTTATTAAAAGCTTATGAAATAGATAGTGCTTATAATTTTGCAGCATTCCAAGCTGCTGATATCTATAAAAAAATAGGAGAATATGAAAAGGCTCTTGAATATCTTCTAAAAGTATATGAATATACACCTGATGATATTTGGCTTAATTCTGAAATTGGTTGGGTCTATAATGAACTGGAAAATTTTGAAGAGGGATATAAATACTTATTAAAAGCAGAAGAATTGGGAAGAAACGATGATTGGATAAACTCTGAAATGGGACAAGCTCTTGGAAGAATGGGAAAATATGAAGAAGCTCTTGTCAAATTAAAAAATGTTCTTGAAATGCCTGAAGTTTCTCTTAATGAAAAAATATTTGTCAACTCTGAAATTGGATGGGTTTATGACAGAATAAATAAAAGAGAAGAAGCATTAAAATATCTATTCGCTGCAAAAGAGTTAGGTAGAGATGATGTATGGCTTAATTCTGAAATTGCTTGGAGTTTAGTTGATTTTCCAGATAGATACGAAGAAGCTGAAAATTATTTTAAGAAAGCTTTGGAACAGGGTAGAAATGATGCATGGATATTTAATCAACTTGGATACTTGTATAGCTGCATGGGAAAAAATTTGGAAGCTATAGAACATTTTAAAAAAGCTAATGAGTTGCAACCTTACGATAGTTGGACATATTATCATCTTGCAATTAATTTAAGAAAAGCTGGTAACATTGAAGAAGCTATCAATATTTTAAATAAATCTTATGAGTTTAGCGAATATCAAGGTTGGGTGGACTTACAACTTGCATGGTGCTATGCTCTTATAGATGAAAAAGAGAAAGCAGAGGAATATCTTATAAATGTAGATAAGTTTTTATCTGCTGAACTTGAACATGATGAAACATTAAAAAAAGATTATGAAACTATTAAAAAACTTCTATCTTCATATTCTTATTTAGCGTAA
- a CDS encoding DMT family transporter yields the protein MNLEKFYSKLSAKQAAFIAIFFWASAFVFTKYVLKYTDVNTLAVVRYFFAAIILFIIAFKMRMKIPAPKDFFILFAAAFFGYSGYFVVFNIAMQKISPSTASVVNALSPAITGIIAYFLFGEKINLIGWLSLLISFIGILILTLWDGVLSINIGIVYMLLACLFVSLSNILQRGLVGKRYSSLELIIYTMIIAAIQLVFYSPKSLLKIVEMEAYVLFLILYMAIFPSIIAYLFWVRAFEIAKSTTEVTSFMFVTPVVATLMGIIILGDIPKFSTFLGGIVIISGMLLFNKTKNSE from the coding sequence ATGAATTTAGAAAAATTTTATTCAAAACTCTCTGCCAAACAAGCTGCTTTTATTGCAATTTTCTTTTGGGCATCAGCTTTTGTCTTTACTAAGTATGTCTTAAAATATACTGATGTAAACACTCTTGCGGTTGTCAGATATTTCTTTGCAGCTATAATTCTTTTTATTATAGCTTTTAAAATGAGAATGAAGATTCCCGCTCCAAAGGATTTTTTTATTTTATTTGCTGCAGCATTTTTTGGTTATTCAGGTTATTTTGTTGTCTTTAATATTGCTATGCAAAAAATAAGCCCTTCTACTGCAAGTGTTGTAAATGCACTTTCTCCTGCAATAACTGGAATAATTGCTTATTTTTTATTTGGAGAAAAAATAAATTTAATTGGTTGGTTATCTCTTTTAATATCATTTATAGGAATTTTAATACTTACATTATGGGATGGAGTTTTATCAATAAATATTGGAATAGTTTATATGCTTCTTGCCTGTTTATTTGTAAGTTTATCTAATATTTTACAAAGAGGCTTAGTCGGTAAGAGATACAGTTCACTTGAACTCATTATTTATACAATGATAATTGCTGCTATTCAGCTTGTTTTTTATTCTCCCAAATCTCTTCTTAAGATAGTAGAAATGGAAGCCTATGTTTTATTTTTAATTTTGTATATGGCAATATTTCCAAGTATAATTGCATATTTATTTTGGGTAAGAGCTTTTGAAATTGCTAAGTCTACAACTGAGGTAACATCTTTTATGTTTGTTACACCTGTTGTTGCAACTCTTATGGGCATAATTATTTTAGGTGACATACCAAAGTTTTCAACTTTTTTGGGTGGTATAGTCATTATAAGTGGTATGCTGCTTTTTAATAAAACAAAAAACTCTGAGTAA
- a CDS encoding inorganic pyrophosphatase — translation MIGKIVRVKVDRPLGSVHPDYPEHIYPINYGYVEGIIAPDKEEQDVYILGVDETVDEYEGEVIAVIKREDDVEEKWVVAPRGIRFTSEDIKEAVKFQEKYFKFHIEM, via the coding sequence ATGATTGGCAAGATTGTGAGAGTAAAAGTAGATCGTCCCCTTGGAAGTGTTCATCCTGATTATCCAGAACATATTTATCCAATCAATTATGGTTATGTTGAAGGAATAATCGCTCCTGACAAAGAAGAACAAGATGTGTATATACTTGGGGTCGATGAAACAGTAGATGAATATGAAGGAGAAGTAATTGCTGTCATCAAAAGGGAAGATGATGTTGAAGAAAAATGGGTTGTTGCTCCAAGAGGAATAAGATTTACATCAGAAGATATCAAAGAAGCTGTCAAATTTCAAGAGAAATATTTCAAATTTCATATTGAAATGTAA
- a CDS encoding TetR/AcrR family transcriptional regulator: protein MDKIKKTYHHKDLKNELIKKGIEIVNKEGINLFSLRKVATACKVSHAAPYSHFKNKEELLNKMQIYITKEFSEVLENSVKENKNNIELLKELGKTYVNFFIDNPSYYKFLYYQSDIKIDLNLSIADEKNYKPYIIYKNIVLPLFKNHNYSKEKQIDILITIWSFIHGLTALATTKNIEYKNDWKEKLNDFINIFQLFF, encoded by the coding sequence ATGGATAAAATAAAAAAAACATACCATCACAAAGATTTAAAAAATGAATTGATAAAAAAAGGGATTGAAATTGTAAATAAAGAAGGAATAAATTTATTCTCATTAAGGAAAGTTGCGACCGCATGTAAAGTAAGTCATGCAGCTCCATATAGTCATTTTAAGAATAAAGAAGAATTACTTAATAAAATGCAAATTTATATTACAAAAGAATTTTCTGAAGTATTGGAAAATAGTGTTAAAGAAAATAAAAACAATATAGAGCTTTTAAAAGAATTGGGAAAAACATATGTCAATTTTTTTATTGATAATCCAAGTTATTATAAATTTTTATATTACCAATCAGATATAAAGATTGATTTAAACTTATCAATAGCAGATGAAAAAAATTATAAGCCCTATATTATCTACAAAAATATTGTACTTCCATTATTTAAAAATCATAATTATTCAAAAGAGAAGCAAATAGATATTTTAATAACAATATGGTCTTTTATACATGGGCTTACTGCCTTAGCAACAACGAAAAACATAGAATATAAAAATGATTGGAAAGAAAAATTAAATGATTTTATCAATATATTTCAATTATTTTTTTAA
- a CDS encoding EFR1 family ferrodoxin (N-terminal region resembles flavodoxins. C-terminal ferrodoxin region binds two 4Fe-4S clusters.): protein MIGLYFSGTGNTKYCLSEFIKMYDSDIKMINIEKDYLVSEIEKHDEIIFAYPIYFSNLPKIVSDFIKKNHNLWRNKNIFIISTMGLFSGDGAGLAARLFKKYQANIIGGLHLKMPDCICDINLLKRNPEKNQKLILDTRNKIESAVIQIKNGKAPKDGLNIVSHISGLLGQRLWFSKKVKTYSNKVCIANNICSRCGNCISVCPMKNFYLSENKIKMYNRCTLCYRCANQCPEKAITILGKKVISQYSIENFILGK, encoded by the coding sequence ATGATTGGATTATACTTCAGTGGTACAGGAAATACAAAATATTGTTTATCAGAATTTATTAAAATGTATGATAGTGATATAAAAATGATAAATATAGAGAAGGATTATTTAGTGTCAGAAATTGAGAAGCATGATGAAATCATATTTGCTTACCCTATTTATTTTAGTAATTTACCTAAAATTGTAAGTGATTTTATAAAAAAAAATCATAATTTATGGAGGAATAAAAATATTTTTATAATTAGTACAATGGGACTTTTTAGCGGAGATGGGGCAGGATTAGCTGCACGTTTATTTAAAAAATATCAAGCTAATATAATAGGTGGACTTCACTTAAAAATGCCTGACTGTATATGCGATATAAATCTTCTTAAAAGAAATCCTGAAAAAAATCAAAAACTTATACTTGATACAAGAAATAAAATAGAATCAGCAGTTATCCAAATAAAAAATGGAAAAGCACCTAAAGATGGGCTGAATATAGTTTCACATATTTCAGGTTTATTGGGACAAAGACTTTGGTTTTCCAAAAAAGTAAAAACTTATAGCAATAAAGTATGTATAGCAAATAATATTTGTAGCAGATGTGGGAATTGTATTTCTGTTTGTCCAATGAAAAATTTTTATTTATCAGAAAATAAAATTAAAATGTACAACAGATGCACCTTATGTTATAGATGTGCAAATCAATGCCCAGAGAAAGCCATTACTATTTTAGGGAAAAAGGTTATTTCTCAATATTCAATTGAAAACTTTATTTTGGGAAAATAG